In Halopelagius inordinatus, a single genomic region encodes these proteins:
- a CDS encoding Rossmann-fold NAD(P)-binding domain-containing protein — MSAVAARTLTEAGHANCAYDLTGPTALDFSEVAEIFSAVLDRRITYANPSRLAFARRMLEWGVRPSMVLFMLAEYQVTRFGLSSRTTDEVARVLGREPTAMRTFVEGHRERFETDRTR; from the coding sequence GTGAGCGCCGTCGCCGCGCGTACCCTCACGGAGGCGGGACACGCGAATTGCGCGTACGACCTCACCGGGCCGACGGCGCTGGACTTCTCCGAGGTGGCCGAGATATTCAGCGCGGTCCTCGACCGGCGGATAACGTACGCGAACCCGTCGCGACTGGCGTTCGCTCGCCGGATGCTCGAATGGGGGGTTCGGCCGTCGATGGTTCTGTTCATGCTGGCGGAGTATCAGGTGACTCGCTTCGGTCTCTCGTCTCGAACGACCGACGAGGTGGCGCGGGTGCTCGGCCGAGAGCCGACGGCGATGCGAACGTTCGTCGAGGGCCACCGAGAGCGATTCGAGACGGACCGGACCCGCTG